From one Triticum urartu cultivar G1812 chromosome 3, Tu2.1, whole genome shotgun sequence genomic stretch:
- the LOC125543592 gene encoding histone-lysine N-methyltransferase SETD1B-like has product MASPSKSARTTTFPLPRLRDLIEHDEEDEFLEEEEEEDDDDWDIRKRMSLLTVEGSDGGDADDEEDGSADVDEEDEDEVRSHGLNGEYESQPWHPYDSPRDLKPPSSASLPGTPERGAPSQSPWRYSKDYASETEAGWWPGAPHDRRRQHYRRQRMMREVWLDRAWQMRKQRQQLGERGDEATVVVGKGGESPARGGVAMDMEEVRACKDLGFDLPCDWTVEIPSYTVPNVDTASSGGNSPASGSSWRISSPGDDPKDVKARLKVWAQAVALSSASRLGS; this is encoded by the coding sequence ATGGCGTCGCCGTCCAAGTCGGCAAGGACAACGACGTTCCCTCTTCCCAGGCTCCGGGATCTCATCGAGCACGACGAAGAAGATGAGTtcctcgaggaggaggaggaggaggacgacgacgactGGGACATCAGGAAGCGCATGTCCCTCCTCACCGTCGAAGGCTCCGACGGCGGTGACGCCGACGATGAGGAAGACGGGTCGGCAGACGTCGATGAGGAGGATGAGGACGAGGTGAGGTCCCATGGTCTCAACGGCGAGTACGAGAGCCAGCCGTGGCACCCGTACGATAGCCCAAGAGATCTGAAGCCTCCCTCCTCGGCTTCGCTACCGGGCACGCCGGAGCGCGGGGCGCCGTCGCAGTCGCCGTGGCGCTACTCCAAGGACTACGCCAGCGAGACAGAGGCGGGGTGGTGGCCGGGCGCCCCCCACGACAGGCGCCGGCAGCACTACCGGCGCCAGCGGATGATGCGGGAGGTGTGGCTCGATCGCGCGTGGCAGATGAGGAAGCAGcggcagcagctgggcgagcgcgGCGATGAGGCGACGGTGGTGGTCGGGAAGGGCGGCGAGTCCCCTGCGCGGGGCGGCGTGGCCATGGACATGGAGGAGGTGCGCGCTTGCAAGGACCTCGGCTTCGACCTGCCGTGCGACTGGACGGTGGAGATCCCCTCCTACACGGTCCCCAACGTCGACACCGCCAGCAGCGGCGGCAACTCCCCGGCCTCCGGCAGCAGCTGGCGCATCTCCAGCCCCG